Proteins encoded together in one Impatiens glandulifera chromosome 1, dImpGla2.1, whole genome shotgun sequence window:
- the LOC124920319 gene encoding armadillo repeat-containing protein 8 has protein sequence MPTSAVSHHRPDDLIIRLSSSSSDADDDKLKALRYLKNQIIGNRTKKLSYIKLGAVPAVVSILSDSSPANFESSLSLLVQAAATIGSFACGLDAGVKAVLDAGSLPLLFDLISYPNEKIVDAGARSLKIIYQSKLAPKYNLFQEKNLESLMLLLNSENENVGGLGASIITHSCRTSIEQKALSDAGVLKKLVSLLGGSLCQREASLESLATITKENPEVISQLVGLEERALSIITELTKDKYPRTRLLSCLCLISVRNTSPCYLEDMGITPKLVPILLDLLDDPGQVGDEAPFALSSLVAGNEDLQNLAFEANVVDKLCDYFQKEVLQTRRLQGILLALADLCSALEKCRSRLLSLQVFNFVTDALTHRNAEVREAVCIFLKCISRSVQNLSAGNFVKESIISLLIQLLNSSFTSVQIAALGAISNIVVDFTANKSLFIQSGGLGELIQLSKSMDSSIRLNAVWALSNLIFLTESQFKDDVMLELTTTALYGLICDSEASVQEHALAFLKNLVDGQLDCIEYVFAEEGLLLQAVGRQLRSALKTEVLVQGMYVLCNVASGVEFHKEGVMQELLQPIHSNHQPMIISFLQSPISQLRVICTWTIINLTFPSSPGAPDRAVKLRNAGIVPQLKNMVNDSCLDVKLRVRAALGQLMTFGDGLAAV, from the exons ATGCCGACTTCAGCCGTCTCGCACCACCGGCCGGACGACCTTATTATCCGactatcttcatcttcatccgaTGCCGATGATGATAAGCTCAAGGCTCTTCGATATTTGAAGAATCAGATTATCGGAAACCGTACGAAAAAGCTTTCATACATCAAGCTCGGGGCTGTACCCGCCGTTGTATCTATTCTATCCGATTCTTCCCCCGCGAATTTCGAATCCTCTCTATCTCTCCTCGTACAGGCTGCGGCTACCATTGGAAGTTTCGCTTGTGGTCTGGATGCAGGTGTTAAGGCGGTCCTTGATGCTGGATCTTTGCcccttttatttgatttaatatcaTACCCAAATGAAAAG ATTGTGGACGCTGGTGCTCGTTCCCTTAAAATTATCTATCAGTCAAAACTGGCTCCCAAATATAACTTGTTTCAAGAGAAGAACTTGGAATCACTTATGTTACTACTGAATAGCGAGAATGAAAATGTTGGTGGGCTTGGTGCGAGCATCATAACTCATTCTTGTAGGACAAGCATTGAACAGAAGGCATTAAGTGATGCTGGAGTTTTGAAGAAGCTTGTTAGTCTTCTTGGAGGTTCTTTATGTCAAAGAGAGGCAAGCTTAGAATCTCTGGCCACAATAACCAAGGAGAATCCAGAAGTAATCTCACAGCTTGTAGGCCTTGAAGAAAGAGCATTGAGTATCATAACTGAACTAACGAAGGATAAGTATCCTCGGACTAGGTTGCTTTcctgtttgtgtttgatttctGTGAGGAATACATCTCCTTGCTATCTGGAAGATATGGGAATCACACCTAAGTTGGTGCCAATTTTACttgatcttcttgatgatcctgGTCAAGTTGGGGATGAAGCTCCTTTTGCCTTGTCAAGTTTGGTTGCTGGAAATGAGGATCTGCAAAATCTTGCATTTGAGGCAAATGTTGTAGATAAACTATGTGATTACTTTCAGAAAGAGGTACTGCAAACCAGACGTCTGCAAGGAATATTGCTTGCTTTGGCTGATTTATGCTCGGCATTGGAAAAATGCAGGTCAAGACTTCTTTCACTGCAG GTATTTAACTTTGTGACCGATGCGTTGACTCATAGGAATGCTGAAGTACGCGAAGCAGTATGCATATTTTTGAAGTGCATCTCTCGGTCAGTCCAG AATCTCAGTGCAGGTAATTTTGTTAAGGAAAGCATTATCAGTCTACTCATTCAACTTCTGAATTCAAGCTTTACTTCTGTCCAG ATTGCTGCTCTTGGTGCTATTAGCAACATTGTGGTTGATTTTACTGCAAATAAGTCTTTGTTCATTCAATCTGGAGGATTGGGAGAGCTTATTCAGCTGTCAAAATCAATGGATTCAAGTATTAGGCTCAATGCTGTATGGGCATTAAGTAATCTAATATTCCTTACAGAAAGCCAATTTAAAGATGATGTCATGCTAGAACTCACAACAACTGCATTATATGGTTTGATTTGTG ACTCTGAGGCTTCTGTACAAGAACATGCTCTGGCTTTTTTGAAGAATCTGGTTGATGGACAATTGGACTGCATTGAATATGTCTTTGCTGAGGAGGGTCTTCTATTGCAAGCTGTTGGTAGACAATTACGGAGTGCTTTGAAAACTGAGGTTTTAGTTCAG GGAATGTATGTCCTCTGCAATGTAGCATCGGGTGTTGAATTCCATAAAGAAGGTGTAATGCAAGAACTTCTTCAACCAATACACAGTAACCACCAGCCAATGATTATAAGTTTCTTGCAAAGTCCAATCAGCCAGCTGAGAGTTATTTGTACATGGACAATAATAAATCTCACCTTCCCAAGCAGTCCAGGTGCACCCGATAGAGCAGTAAAACTAAGAAACGCGGGAATAGTTCCTCAGTTGAAAAATATGGTTAATGATTCTTGCCTTGATGTAAAG CTTCGTGTTAGAGCAGCACTGGGACAACTTATGACCTTTGGTGATGGACTGGCAGCAGTATGA
- the LOC124920320 gene encoding chaperonin-like RbcX protein 2, chloroplastic → MVGVLSYVVKSHSYPFLCTQKAGHEPFSRPKSVELCSSFSHHPCQRLLRMYKPDTNSRRRKKNNNNKNTSLGILTVVSELGGQYEDAFGDVKTQLVNYFTYKAVRTVLTQLYEMNPQQYRWFYDFVSSNKPGDGKRFLRILAKEKQELAERVMVTRLHLYGKWVKKCDHAQIYQLISEQNLELLRERLLETVIWPSDDTST, encoded by the exons ATGGTGGGTGTTCTTAGTTATGTGGTGAAGTCTCATTCTTACCCATTCTTATGCACCCAAAAGGCCGGTCATGAGCCTTTCTCGCGCCCAAAATCAGTCGAATTATGCAGCTCATTTTCTCACCATCCATGTCAAAGGCTGCTGCGAATGTACAAACCCGATACCAACTCccggaggaggaagaagaacaacaacaacaaaaacactTCTTTAGGCATCCTAACAGTTGTTAGCGAATTGGGTGGCCAATATGAAGATGCCTTTGGAGATGTCAAAAca CAACTTGTTAACTATTTTACTTACAAGGCTGTGAGGACTGTCCTAACTCAGCTCTATGAAATGAACCCACAACAGTATAGATGGTTTTATGA CTTCGTTTCATCGAACAAACCTGGTGATGGCAAGCGATTTCTTCGTATTCTAGCAAAg GAGAAGCAAGAATTGGCTGAAAGGGTGATGGTAACACGGCTTCATCTCTACGGTAAATGGGTTAAG AAATGCGACCATGCTCAAATATACCAACTGATATCGGAACAGAACCTGGAACTGCTTCGTGAACGACTCTTGGAGACTGTAATATGGCCATCTGATGATACAAGCACATAG
- the LOC124917556 gene encoding uncharacterized protein LOC124917556 — MAPRRKRITQCKKKLKKQKQVKLAVPLEDNTASSSSSSFADIINGEEQDEMGKKQSNYSCSSSSSSCSTPKGKKYRIPEISKCPPAPMKKRPSIVVSNCSLRRKPIAFFSSPDIELFFFFARSDIPAAVV, encoded by the coding sequence ATGGCtccaagaagaaaaagaataacCCAATGCAAGAAAAAGCTAAAGAAACAGAAGCAGGTCAAATTAGCAGTACCACTGGAAGACAAtactgcttcttcttcttcttcttcatttgcaGACATCATCAATGGCGAAGAACAAGATGAAATGGGGAAGAAACAGAGTAATTACAgttgttcatcatcatcatcatcatgtagTACTCCTAAAGGTAAAAAATACAGAATACCAGAGATTTCAAAATGCCCACCTGCACCAATGAAGAAAAGACCATCAATTGTTGTTTCTAATTGTTCTTTGAGAAGAAAGCCCATAGCTTTCTTTTCTTCACCAGATATAgaactcttcttcttctttgcacGTTCAGACATCCCAGCAGCTGTAGTCTga
- the LOC124920321 gene encoding uncharacterized protein LOC124920321, with amino-acid sequence MTKSGAEKKRVRRSAGAATLSGGNKDSNSDAPPRKGAVKKDVFQLFAEKVRDNKGLESRWAVLQETRVEYFRGKDFVSFLKNQPDVKEILESDRNLDVEDIANILLEKRLLVRCDRVVKTVRPGKKKLSTWPAHLEIFPDQIFSEQDAFFAWTFAKRHPLWQTLLSFFWPVLTLAICLFPVYPHQVKLLILYSCAGLLLMILSLLLFRAAIFGALYIIAGKRVWFFPNILAEEATLSELFRFWPNRDEEERPKFTARLFYSVAALLVILLLRHHAPDEAARARYQKRVSNIIDDVLEWSPSLALSGMMDKQQTIVNQTEPVNGSDEDESSSAHDLTEETTAYDENIEEVVIEEEDRES; translated from the exons atgacgAAATCGGGTGCAGAGAAGAAGAGGGTGAGGCGATCCGCAGGGGCAGCAACTCTTAGTGGCGGCAACAAGGATTCCAATAGCGATGCGCCTCCTAGG AAAGGAGCAGTCAAGAAGGATGTATTTCAGCTGTTTGCCGAGAAGGTTAGGGATAATAAAGGCCTTGAATCTAGGTGGGCAGTTTTACAGGAAACTCGTGTGGAATATTTCAGAGGAAAGGATTTTGTTAGCTTCTTGAAGAATCAACCTGATGTCAAGGAAATATTAGAATCAGATAGAAACCTAGATGTAGAAGACATAGCCAATATCTTGCTTGAAAAAAGGCTGTTGGTTCGCTGTGATCGTGTGGTGAAAACTGTTCGGCCTGGGAAGAAGAAGCTGTCCACATGGCCTGCACACTTGGAGATATTTCCA GATCAAATATTTTCTGAGCAAGATGCCTTCTTTGCATGGACATTTGCAAAACGGCATCCATTGTGGCAAACTCTTCTATCGTTCTTCTGGCCAGTGCTGACACTGGCGATATGCTTGTTTCCAGTATATCCCCATCAGGTCAAGCTGCTCATTCTCTATTCATGTGCCGGACTGTTGTTAATGATACTTAGCCTCCTCTTAT TTAGAGCTGCAATCTTTGGTGCTCTATATATAATTGCGGGAAAGCGTGTGTGGTTTTTCCCGAATATCCTTGCAGAGGAAGCGACTCTTAGTGAACTATTTAGATTTTGGCCAAACAGAGATGAAGAGGAGCGGCCAAAGTTTACAGCAAGGCTATTCTACTCTGTTGCTGCTTTGTTGGTGATCTTACTTCTAAGGCACCATGCCCCTGATGAAGCTGCCAGAGCCAG GTATCAGAAACGGGTCTCAAATATCATTGATGATGTTTTGGAGTGGTCTCCGAGTTTAGCTTTGTCTGGGATGATGGATAAACAGCAAACCATCGTCAACCAAACTGAGCCCGTGAACGGTAGTGACGAAGACGAGTCTAGTTCTGCACATGACTTGACTGAAGAAACAACAGCTtatgatgaaaatattgaagaagTGGTGATTGAGGAAGAGGACAGAGAATCATAA
- the LOC124917566 gene encoding uncharacterized protein LOC124917566 isoform X4 has product MRQSHLLLGDSSGQNDTRARKMDDKMKRGTSLSQINDDAMEDIFSRLSAKEISISKCVCTKWNGIMSHNSFIHRYCQRSLVAINKLDRPGGAEQGSIQDGWYIPKIYVCNPISKEFIYSFTVFSSKTSSWRILDAVFNWDSPIHRNKNVFVNGIFHWLATNHRVITFDLEKEAVGVVNLPGPIMEGKGYHGVCIGSSGERLAYIVVHPLEIRVWILKDHGKSEWFLENQLSLDQFYEENKSLLHRQLFLLLTKDTINPETKTNGSVNPLAFGDDVLYMVMNRFMYSYEFKTRHLKKLFLMDGTKCDMSLSPTAVPYAANLIAMDFLKAKPRTGNNGADS; this is encoded by the exons ATGAGGCAAAGTCATCTCCTTTTAGGCGATTCTTCAG GACAAAACGATACGAGAGCGAGGAAAATGGATGACAAGATGAAAAGAGGAACAAGTCTAAGTCAAATTAATGACGACGCTATGGAGGATATATTCTCTCGTTTGTCAGCAAAGGAGATATCCATAAGCAAGTGTGTATGTACAAAATGGAATGGCATCATGTCACACAATTCATTTATCCATCGCTATTGTCAAAG GAGCTTGGTTGCTATAAATAAACTTGACAGACCTGGTGGAGCAGAACAAGGAAGCATTCAAGACGGATGGTATATTCCCAAAATTTACGTTTGCAATCCGATAAGCAAGGAGTTTATT TATTCGTTCACTGTCTTTTCGTCGAAAACATCCAGTTGGAGAATTTTAGATGCGGTTTTCAATTGGGATTCACCAATTCATAGAAACAAGAATGTTTTCGTTAATGGAATTTTCCATTGGCTGGCGACGAATCACCGTGTGATCACGTTTGATCTGGAGAAAGAAGCTGTTGGGGTGGTTAATCTACCGGGCCCCATAATGGAAGGAAAAGGCTATCACGGAGTTTGCATTGGGAGCTCGGGAGAACGCCTGGCTTACATAGTTGTTCATCCTTTGGAAATCCGAGTTTGGATTTTGAAAGATCACGGTAAATCTGAGTGGTTTCTTGAGAATCAGTTGTCTTTGGATCAGTTTTACGAAGAAAACAAGTCGCTGTTGCATCGTCAGCTGTTTCTTCTACTTACTAAGGATACGATTAATCCTGAGACGAAAACAAATGGTTCAGTTAATCCGCTTGCGTTTGGTGATGACGTTCTTTATATGGTTATGAACAGGTTCATGTACTCTTATGAGTTTAAAACTAGACATCTGAAGAAACTTTTTCTTATGGATGGGACGAAGTGTGATATGTCTCTATCGCCTACTGCTGTTCCGTATGCTGCTAACTTGATTGCCATGGATTTTCTTAAGGCGAAACCGAGAACAGGTAATAATGGCGCAGATAGTTAG
- the LOC124917566 gene encoding F-box protein At5g49610-like isoform X3: MRQSHLLLGDSSGQNDTRARKMDDKMKRGTSLSQINDDAMEDIFSRLSAKEISISKCVCTKWNGIMSHNSFIHRYCQRSLVAINKLDRPGGAEQGSIQDGWYIPKIYVCNPISKEFIVINPSKFDHVGRNIGLTFDPVSCSFHLVTIDCDKNLDLSWQYSFTVFSSKTSSWRILDAVFNWDSPIHRNKNVFVNGIFHWLATNHRVITFDLEKEAVGVVNLPGPIMEGKGYHGVCIGSSGERLAYIVVHPLEIRVWILKDHGKSEWFLENQLSLDQFYEENKSLLHRQLFLLLTKDTINPETKTNGSVNPLAFGDDVLYMVMNRFMYSYEFKTRHLKKLFLMDGTKCDMSLSPTAVPYAANLIAMDFLKAKPRTGNNGADS, translated from the exons ATGAGGCAAAGTCATCTCCTTTTAGGCGATTCTTCAG GACAAAACGATACGAGAGCGAGGAAAATGGATGACAAGATGAAAAGAGGAACAAGTCTAAGTCAAATTAATGACGACGCTATGGAGGATATATTCTCTCGTTTGTCAGCAAAGGAGATATCCATAAGCAAGTGTGTATGTACAAAATGGAATGGCATCATGTCACACAATTCATTTATCCATCGCTATTGTCAAAG GAGCTTGGTTGCTATAAATAAACTTGACAGACCTGGTGGAGCAGAACAAGGAAGCATTCAAGACGGATGGTATATTCCCAAAATTTACGTTTGCAATCCGATAAGCAAGGAGTTTATTGTAATTAACCCTTCAAAGTTTGACCATGTGGGTAGAAACATAGGATTGACTTTCGATCCCGTTAGCTGCAGTTTTCATTTGGTAACCATCGATTGCGATAAGAATTTGGATTTATCTTGGCAGTATTCGTTCACTGTCTTTTCGTCGAAAACATCCAGTTGGAGAATTTTAGATGCGGTTTTCAATTGGGATTCACCAATTCATAGAAACAAGAATGTTTTCGTTAATGGAATTTTCCATTGGCTGGCGACGAATCACCGTGTGATCACGTTTGATCTGGAGAAAGAAGCTGTTGGGGTGGTTAATCTACCGGGCCCCATAATGGAAGGAAAAGGCTATCACGGAGTTTGCATTGGGAGCTCGGGAGAACGCCTGGCTTACATAGTTGTTCATCCTTTGGAAATCCGAGTTTGGATTTTGAAAGATCACGGTAAATCTGAGTGGTTTCTTGAGAATCAGTTGTCTTTGGATCAGTTTTACGAAGAAAACAAGTCGCTGTTGCATCGTCAGCTGTTTCTTCTACTTACTAAGGATACGATTAATCCTGAGACGAAAACAAATGGTTCAGTTAATCCGCTTGCGTTTGGTGATGACGTTCTTTATATGGTTATGAACAGGTTCATGTACTCTTATGAGTTTAAAACTAGACATCTGAAGAAACTTTTTCTTATGGATGGGACGAAGTGTGATATGTCTCTATCGCCTACTGCTGTTCCGTATGCTGCTAACTTGATTGCCATGGATTTTCTTAAGGCGAAACCGAGAACAGGTAATAATGGCGCAGATAGTTAG
- the LOC124917566 gene encoding uncharacterized protein LOC124917566 isoform X2, whose product MRQSHLLLGDSSGQNDTRARKMDDKMKRGTSLSQINDDAMEDIFSRLSAKEISISKCVCTKWNGIMSHNSFIHRYCQRSDSISGLFLQQHEEIGDPFVKPVFHFPLATKNPQIQTKFLDFLPEKVYIMSSNNGLLCCRSLVAINKLDRPGGAEQGSIQDGWYIPKIYVCNPISKEFIYSFTVFSSKTSSWRILDAVFNWDSPIHRNKNVFVNGIFHWLATNHRVITFDLEKEAVGVVNLPGPIMEGKGYHGVCIGSSGERLAYIVVHPLEIRVWILKDHGKSEWFLENQLSLDQFYEENKSLLHRQLFLLLTKDTINPETKTNGSVNPLAFGDDVLYMVMNRFMYSYEFKTRHLKKLFLMDGTKCDMSLSPTAVPYAANLIAMDFLKAKPRTGNNGADS is encoded by the exons ATGAGGCAAAGTCATCTCCTTTTAGGCGATTCTTCAG GACAAAACGATACGAGAGCGAGGAAAATGGATGACAAGATGAAAAGAGGAACAAGTCTAAGTCAAATTAATGACGACGCTATGGAGGATATATTCTCTCGTTTGTCAGCAAAGGAGATATCCATAAGCAAGTGTGTATGTACAAAATGGAATGGCATCATGTCACACAATTCATTTATCCATCGCTATTGTCAAAGGTCAGATTCTATCTCCGGTCTCTTTCTTcaacaacatgaagagattggCGATCCTTTTGTAAAACCGGTCTTTCACTTTCCTCTAGCAACCAAAAATCCACAGATTCAGACAAAATTTCTGGACTTTCTTCCTGAGAAAGTGTACATCATGTCTTCGAATAATGGGCTCCTTTGCTGTAGGAGCTTGGTTGCTATAAATAAACTTGACAGACCTGGTGGAGCAGAACAAGGAAGCATTCAAGACGGATGGTATATTCCCAAAATTTACGTTTGCAATCCGATAAGCAAGGAGTTTATT TATTCGTTCACTGTCTTTTCGTCGAAAACATCCAGTTGGAGAATTTTAGATGCGGTTTTCAATTGGGATTCACCAATTCATAGAAACAAGAATGTTTTCGTTAATGGAATTTTCCATTGGCTGGCGACGAATCACCGTGTGATCACGTTTGATCTGGAGAAAGAAGCTGTTGGGGTGGTTAATCTACCGGGCCCCATAATGGAAGGAAAAGGCTATCACGGAGTTTGCATTGGGAGCTCGGGAGAACGCCTGGCTTACATAGTTGTTCATCCTTTGGAAATCCGAGTTTGGATTTTGAAAGATCACGGTAAATCTGAGTGGTTTCTTGAGAATCAGTTGTCTTTGGATCAGTTTTACGAAGAAAACAAGTCGCTGTTGCATCGTCAGCTGTTTCTTCTACTTACTAAGGATACGATTAATCCTGAGACGAAAACAAATGGTTCAGTTAATCCGCTTGCGTTTGGTGATGACGTTCTTTATATGGTTATGAACAGGTTCATGTACTCTTATGAGTTTAAAACTAGACATCTGAAGAAACTTTTTCTTATGGATGGGACGAAGTGTGATATGTCTCTATCGCCTACTGCTGTTCCGTATGCTGCTAACTTGATTGCCATGGATTTTCTTAAGGCGAAACCGAGAACAGGTAATAATGGCGCAGATAGTTAG
- the LOC124917566 gene encoding F-box protein At5g49610-like isoform X1, which produces MRQSHLLLGDSSGQNDTRARKMDDKMKRGTSLSQINDDAMEDIFSRLSAKEISISKCVCTKWNGIMSHNSFIHRYCQRSDSISGLFLQQHEEIGDPFVKPVFHFPLATKNPQIQTKFLDFLPEKVYIMSSNNGLLCCRSLVAINKLDRPGGAEQGSIQDGWYIPKIYVCNPISKEFIVINPSKFDHVGRNIGLTFDPVSCSFHLVTIDCDKNLDLSWQYSFTVFSSKTSSWRILDAVFNWDSPIHRNKNVFVNGIFHWLATNHRVITFDLEKEAVGVVNLPGPIMEGKGYHGVCIGSSGERLAYIVVHPLEIRVWILKDHGKSEWFLENQLSLDQFYEENKSLLHRQLFLLLTKDTINPETKTNGSVNPLAFGDDVLYMVMNRFMYSYEFKTRHLKKLFLMDGTKCDMSLSPTAVPYAANLIAMDFLKAKPRTGNNGADS; this is translated from the exons ATGAGGCAAAGTCATCTCCTTTTAGGCGATTCTTCAG GACAAAACGATACGAGAGCGAGGAAAATGGATGACAAGATGAAAAGAGGAACAAGTCTAAGTCAAATTAATGACGACGCTATGGAGGATATATTCTCTCGTTTGTCAGCAAAGGAGATATCCATAAGCAAGTGTGTATGTACAAAATGGAATGGCATCATGTCACACAATTCATTTATCCATCGCTATTGTCAAAGGTCAGATTCTATCTCCGGTCTCTTTCTTcaacaacatgaagagattggCGATCCTTTTGTAAAACCGGTCTTTCACTTTCCTCTAGCAACCAAAAATCCACAGATTCAGACAAAATTTCTGGACTTTCTTCCTGAGAAAGTGTACATCATGTCTTCGAATAATGGGCTCCTTTGCTGTAGGAGCTTGGTTGCTATAAATAAACTTGACAGACCTGGTGGAGCAGAACAAGGAAGCATTCAAGACGGATGGTATATTCCCAAAATTTACGTTTGCAATCCGATAAGCAAGGAGTTTATTGTAATTAACCCTTCAAAGTTTGACCATGTGGGTAGAAACATAGGATTGACTTTCGATCCCGTTAGCTGCAGTTTTCATTTGGTAACCATCGATTGCGATAAGAATTTGGATTTATCTTGGCAGTATTCGTTCACTGTCTTTTCGTCGAAAACATCCAGTTGGAGAATTTTAGATGCGGTTTTCAATTGGGATTCACCAATTCATAGAAACAAGAATGTTTTCGTTAATGGAATTTTCCATTGGCTGGCGACGAATCACCGTGTGATCACGTTTGATCTGGAGAAAGAAGCTGTTGGGGTGGTTAATCTACCGGGCCCCATAATGGAAGGAAAAGGCTATCACGGAGTTTGCATTGGGAGCTCGGGAGAACGCCTGGCTTACATAGTTGTTCATCCTTTGGAAATCCGAGTTTGGATTTTGAAAGATCACGGTAAATCTGAGTGGTTTCTTGAGAATCAGTTGTCTTTGGATCAGTTTTACGAAGAAAACAAGTCGCTGTTGCATCGTCAGCTGTTTCTTCTACTTACTAAGGATACGATTAATCCTGAGACGAAAACAAATGGTTCAGTTAATCCGCTTGCGTTTGGTGATGACGTTCTTTATATGGTTATGAACAGGTTCATGTACTCTTATGAGTTTAAAACTAGACATCTGAAGAAACTTTTTCTTATGGATGGGACGAAGTGTGATATGTCTCTATCGCCTACTGCTGTTCCGTATGCTGCTAACTTGATTGCCATGGATTTTCTTAAGGCGAAACCGAGAACAGGTAATAATGGCGCAGATAGTTAG